In Thermomonas carbonis, a single genomic region encodes these proteins:
- a CDS encoding class I fructose-bisphosphate aldolase, producing MSIEQLAETARAMVAPGKGIIAIDESSGTCAKRFAGVGIENTEENRRAYRELLLSAPNANQYLSGAILFDETIRQSTKSGVPFAKYMLDNGMIPGIKVDKGTHALAGFPGEVVTEGLDGLRDRLKEYYKLGARFAKWRAVINIGEDIPSGTCIDVNTHALARYAALCQECGLVPMVEPEVLMDGDHDIETCYEVTEVVLRSLFDALYNQSVMLEGTILKASMVVPGKDCEEQASVEEVAESTLMCLKTAVPAILPGIVFLSGGQDDESATAHLDAMNRMGPNPWPLSFSYGRAMQQAALASWAKDMTGNYAKAQQTVFERAKANGLAALGQWGE from the coding sequence ATGAGCATCGAACAACTCGCCGAAACCGCCCGCGCGATGGTCGCCCCGGGCAAGGGCATCATCGCCATCGATGAATCCTCGGGAACCTGCGCCAAGCGCTTTGCTGGCGTCGGCATCGAGAATACCGAAGAGAACCGCCGCGCCTACCGCGAGCTGCTGCTGAGCGCGCCGAATGCGAATCAGTACCTGTCCGGCGCGATCCTGTTCGACGAAACCATCCGCCAGTCGACCAAGTCGGGCGTCCCGTTCGCCAAGTACATGCTCGACAACGGGATGATCCCGGGCATCAAGGTCGACAAGGGCACGCACGCGCTGGCCGGCTTCCCGGGCGAAGTGGTCACCGAGGGCCTCGACGGCCTGCGCGATCGCCTCAAGGAGTACTACAAGCTCGGTGCACGCTTCGCCAAGTGGCGCGCGGTGATCAACATCGGCGAGGACATCCCGTCCGGCACGTGCATCGACGTCAACACCCATGCGCTGGCCCGCTATGCGGCGCTGTGCCAGGAATGCGGCTTGGTGCCGATGGTGGAGCCGGAAGTGCTGATGGACGGCGACCACGACATCGAGACCTGCTACGAAGTCACCGAAGTGGTGCTGCGCTCGCTGTTCGACGCGCTGTACAACCAGAGCGTGATGCTGGAAGGCACCATCCTCAAGGCCTCGATGGTCGTCCCCGGCAAGGATTGCGAGGAGCAGGCGAGCGTGGAGGAAGTGGCCGAATCCACCCTGATGTGCCTGAAGACCGCGGTGCCGGCGATCCTGCCGGGCATCGTGTTCCTGTCCGGCGGGCAGGATGATGAATCCGCCACTGCGCACCTGGATGCGATGAACCGGATGGGCCCGAACCCGTGGCCGCTGAGCTTCAGCTATGGCCGTGCGATGCAGCAGGCCGCGCTCGCGTCGTGGGCCAAGGACATGACCGGCAACTACGCCAAGGCGCAGCAGACCGTGTTCGAGCGTGCGAAGGCCAATGGCCTGGCTGCGCTGGGGCAATGGGGTGAGTGA
- a CDS encoding phosphoglycerate kinase: protein MSIVRMTDLDLNGKRVLIRQDLNVPVADGKVTSDQRITASIPTIKLALAKGAAVMVTSHLGRPKEGAWSEADSLAPVAVRLSELLGFEVPLVRDYIDGVDVQPGQLVLLENCRMNIGEGKDDEALSKQYAALCDVFVMDAFGTAHRAQASTHGAIRFAKQAAGGPLLMAELDALDKALANPARPLLAIVAGSKVSTKLELLSSLVGKVDQLIVGGGIANTFIAALGHGVGKSLVEMDLIDTAKQIMADAKARGADIPLPLDVVVAPAFAADAPATIKRIDEVGADDMILDIGPQTAQAYAALIAKAGTVVWNGPVGVFEFDAFGHGTEAVARAIAASPAFSIAGGGDTLAAVDKYGIENNVSYISTGGGAFLEFLEGKTLPAVAALEARG, encoded by the coding sequence ATGTCCATCGTCCGCATGACCGACCTCGACCTCAACGGCAAGCGCGTGCTGATCCGCCAGGATCTCAACGTGCCCGTCGCCGACGGCAAGGTCACCTCCGACCAGCGCATCACCGCATCGATCCCGACCATCAAGCTTGCGCTCGCGAAGGGCGCGGCGGTGATGGTGACTTCGCACCTCGGCCGGCCGAAGGAAGGCGCGTGGAGCGAGGCCGATTCGCTGGCGCCGGTGGCCGTGCGCTTGTCCGAACTGCTCGGCTTCGAGGTGCCGTTGGTGCGCGACTATATCGACGGCGTGGACGTGCAGCCCGGCCAGCTGGTGCTGCTGGAAAATTGCCGCATGAACATCGGCGAGGGCAAGGACGACGAAGCGCTGTCGAAGCAGTACGCCGCGTTGTGCGACGTGTTCGTCATGGACGCGTTCGGCACCGCGCACCGCGCGCAGGCATCGACGCATGGCGCGATCCGCTTTGCGAAGCAGGCCGCCGGCGGTCCCTTGCTGATGGCCGAGCTCGATGCACTCGACAAGGCGTTGGCCAACCCGGCGCGCCCGCTGCTGGCCATCGTCGCCGGCAGCAAGGTCAGCACCAAGCTGGAACTGCTGTCGTCGCTGGTCGGCAAGGTCGACCAGCTGATCGTCGGTGGCGGCATCGCCAACACCTTCATCGCCGCGCTCGGGCACGGCGTCGGCAAGTCGCTGGTGGAGATGGATCTCATCGATACCGCGAAGCAGATCATGGCCGATGCCAAGGCGCGCGGTGCCGATATCCCGCTGCCGCTCGACGTGGTGGTCGCCCCCGCATTCGCCGCCGATGCACCGGCCACGATCAAGCGCATCGACGAGGTCGGTGCCGACGACATGATCCTCGACATCGGCCCGCAAACCGCGCAGGCCTATGCGGCATTGATCGCGAAGGCCGGCACCGTGGTCTGGAACGGCCCGGTCGGCGTGTTCGAGTTCGACGCCTTCGGCCACGGCACCGAAGCGGTAGCGCGCGCGATCGCGGCATCTCCCGCGTTCTCGATCGCCGGTGGCGGCGACACGCTCGCAGCGGTGGACAAGTACGGCATCGAAAACAACGTGTCCTACATCTCCACCGGCGGCGGCGCGTTCCTGGAATTCCTGGAAGGTAAAACCTTGCCGGCGGTCGCGGCGCTGGAAGCGCGCGGCTGA
- a CDS encoding DUF3999 domain-containing protein, whose protein sequence is MKKFAWCLLLPLVAFAAARDDYASQWPLALQRDDGGAYRVVLDREVYRRLQSPQLHDLVVVNAQGTPVATAVFPADAPLAQSATAVSLPWFPLPVDAGASRQDIAAISEIATDGSLRRVELRSPGSTTTAPGDGGCVIDASQLRGPLAALRFTWSDEAPFDRGYRVSASDDLRQWRDIVADARLVQLRNNEQRIIESRIVLPAVQARYLRLLPTTPQGSGLSVTGVFAEPVGRIAAPALQWEELQGKRVETPQGPTFEYALDGRFPVEAADVVSAGNSTRGWTLESRDDDASAWRSAASPWVAYRIDSGGKASSSPPQPVHGNSRHRHWRLLAREPSEGAAPVLRLGYRPEVVVFLAEGAPPFALFAGSARASRQDAPLPQLVEALRAERGRDWQPATAMLGTRQRLAGDVALQPLAPPTDWKRWLLWGVLIIGALLVAGFAFSLLRSKPAT, encoded by the coding sequence ATGAAGAAATTCGCATGGTGTTTGCTGCTGCCGCTGGTGGCCTTCGCCGCCGCGCGCGACGACTACGCCAGCCAGTGGCCGTTGGCGCTGCAACGCGACGACGGCGGTGCGTATCGGGTGGTGCTGGATCGCGAGGTCTACCGGCGGCTGCAATCGCCGCAATTGCATGATCTGGTTGTGGTCAATGCGCAGGGAACGCCGGTGGCGACCGCGGTGTTTCCCGCCGATGCGCCGCTGGCGCAATCCGCCACCGCTGTGTCGTTGCCGTGGTTCCCGTTGCCGGTCGATGCCGGCGCGTCGCGACAGGACATCGCGGCGATCAGCGAAATCGCCACCGATGGCAGTCTGCGTCGGGTCGAATTGCGCAGCCCCGGCAGCACAACGACCGCGCCAGGCGATGGTGGTTGCGTGATCGATGCCAGCCAGCTGCGTGGTCCGCTGGCGGCACTGCGTTTCACCTGGTCGGACGAGGCGCCTTTCGATCGAGGCTATCGGGTGAGCGCCTCGGACGACCTGCGCCAATGGCGCGATATCGTCGCCGACGCACGCCTGGTGCAACTGCGCAACAACGAGCAGCGCATCATCGAAAGCCGCATCGTGTTGCCGGCCGTGCAGGCGCGTTATCTGCGCCTGTTGCCAACGACGCCACAGGGCAGCGGATTGTCGGTGACGGGTGTATTCGCGGAACCGGTCGGCCGGATCGCTGCGCCTGCGTTGCAATGGGAAGAACTGCAGGGCAAGCGCGTCGAAACACCGCAGGGCCCGACTTTCGAGTACGCGCTCGACGGCCGTTTTCCGGTCGAGGCGGCCGACGTGGTCTCGGCGGGCAACAGCACGCGCGGCTGGACGCTGGAAAGCCGCGACGACGATGCCTCCGCATGGCGATCCGCCGCGTCGCCGTGGGTGGCCTATCGCATCGACAGTGGCGGCAAGGCCAGCAGTTCGCCGCCGCAGCCGGTGCACGGGAATTCGCGTCATCGACACTGGCGGTTGCTGGCACGCGAGCCATCCGAAGGTGCTGCGCCGGTGCTGCGGCTCGGCTATCGGCCCGAGGTCGTGGTGTTCCTCGCCGAGGGCGCTCCGCCGTTCGCGTTGTTCGCCGGCAGCGCGCGCGCATCGCGGCAGGATGCGCCGTTGCCGCAACTGGTGGAGGCCTTGCGTGCCGAGCGCGGCCGCGACTGGCAGCCTGCGACGGCCATGCTCGGTACGCGGCAGAGGCTGGCGGGCGATGTCGCGTTGCAGCCGCTCGCGCCGCCCACCGACTGGAAGCGCTGGCTGCTGTGGGGCGTGCTGATCATTGGTGCGCTGCTGGTGGCGGGCTTCGCCTTCAGTCTGCTGCGGAGCAAGCCTGCGACTTGA
- a CDS encoding DUF2339 domain-containing protein produces the protein MEGMIALLVLAVLAVPVLLVIALVSISGLKQRVAALEQQVTALNRRAVATPAATATLTEPALADLMRQPAPPTSQPAPAPPSPVQDVPVAPAVREPAPPAPQVGEPTPAMPAPALAIAPVPRQIPRPPPATPSKPGIATIAMRAVQRWFTVGNVPVKIGMLVLLAGVASLLKYGADQGWFTMPPELRLAGVAAAALAALVFAWRKRDSNRVFALSLQGGAIGVLLLVVFAAFKNFGMLPAGAAFAISIVLVAGAGVLAVLQDAKALAVFALLAGFLAPIWLSTGSGNHVALFSYYAVLNAAIVGIAWYKAWRILNLLGFAFSFGITTAWGVFDYSPQKYASTQPFLALFFAMYLLIPILFARRRPPGRRDLIDGCLVFGMPLVAFSLQAGLLEGRRMALAFCALGLGALYAGLSWWLRRRKGFDVLAQSHALLAVGFATLAVPLALSAQATACVFALEGAALCWLGLRQQRLLPQLAGAGLQLAAAVAFTIGLTAARFSPGEEIAVPIANAAFMGALLIAIAGFASAWAYRAAKNDNIAGLYYAWGLAWWVGNALNEIVSFLGHRDEPDALLAFAALTGWLAAEVHRRRPASALALTGLAALASAVPLALWQSGAHEQPFAGNGVWAWLVYAILGIRSLQCLRDGEHRLASAAQFTWWLVWPLVASLLLGWLPGQFAGMGDGWQAALIVLPWLLVAALALYRWRWLSMPLGDAFDGWRGRLLSVLFVVLGLWWLVSLFIAGAAAPLPWLPVLNPMELAQLAVLVLALRWQVPMGGRLSSSRIVLLSALAFAWITSVVLHAVHHWGGIAWDGGLLSASLAQTSLTVVWSVLGVLGWVIGSRRGQRMLWLAGAVLMGVVLAKLVLVDRQHLGNLLGIGSFIAYGLLCTVVGYVAPAPPRGIDANPDADIGAKETAA, from the coding sequence ATGGAAGGCATGATCGCGTTGTTGGTGCTGGCGGTCCTCGCGGTGCCTGTGTTGCTGGTGATCGCGCTGGTCTCGATCTCCGGTTTGAAGCAACGCGTCGCCGCGCTGGAGCAGCAGGTGACCGCGCTCAATCGACGCGCCGTGGCGACGCCCGCAGCAACGGCCACGCTGACCGAACCGGCACTGGCCGACCTGATGCGTCAGCCTGCACCGCCGACATCGCAACCGGCGCCTGCACCACCCTCGCCAGTGCAGGACGTGCCAGTGGCGCCTGCCGTGCGCGAGCCAGCGCCTCCAGCACCGCAGGTCGGCGAGCCGACGCCGGCAATGCCTGCGCCAGCACTCGCCATCGCGCCCGTCCCCCGGCAGATTCCGCGCCCGCCGCCCGCGACACCGTCGAAGCCCGGCATCGCCACCATCGCAATGCGCGCGGTGCAACGCTGGTTCACCGTCGGCAACGTGCCGGTGAAGATCGGCATGCTGGTGCTGCTGGCAGGCGTCGCCTCGCTGCTGAAATACGGTGCGGACCAAGGCTGGTTCACGATGCCTCCGGAATTGCGCCTGGCCGGCGTGGCCGCCGCGGCACTCGCTGCGCTGGTATTCGCCTGGCGCAAGCGCGACAGCAATCGCGTGTTCGCGCTGAGCCTGCAGGGCGGTGCGATCGGCGTACTGCTGCTGGTGGTGTTCGCCGCGTTCAAGAACTTCGGGATGCTGCCGGCGGGTGCGGCGTTTGCCATCAGCATCGTGCTGGTCGCCGGTGCCGGCGTGCTGGCGGTGTTGCAGGACGCCAAGGCGCTGGCGGTGTTCGCCTTGCTCGCCGGCTTCCTCGCGCCGATCTGGCTATCCACCGGCAGCGGGAATCATGTCGCGCTGTTTTCGTATTACGCGGTGTTGAACGCGGCGATCGTCGGCATCGCCTGGTACAAGGCCTGGCGGATCCTCAACCTGCTCGGATTCGCCTTCAGCTTCGGGATCACGACCGCTTGGGGCGTGTTCGATTACTCGCCGCAGAAATACGCCAGCACGCAGCCGTTCCTGGCGTTGTTCTTCGCGATGTACCTGCTGATCCCGATCCTGTTCGCGCGACGCCGCCCACCAGGCCGTCGCGACCTGATCGACGGCTGCCTGGTGTTCGGCATGCCGCTGGTCGCGTTCTCGCTGCAGGCCGGTTTGCTGGAAGGCCGGCGCATGGCGCTCGCGTTCTGCGCGCTCGGCCTGGGCGCGTTGTACGCCGGTTTGTCGTGGTGGTTGCGCCGCCGAAAGGGCTTTGATGTGCTGGCGCAGTCGCATGCCTTGCTCGCGGTGGGTTTCGCCACGCTGGCGGTTCCGCTGGCGTTGTCGGCGCAGGCGACCGCCTGCGTGTTCGCGCTGGAAGGCGCGGCACTGTGCTGGCTGGGACTTCGCCAGCAACGGTTGCTGCCGCAACTGGCGGGTGCCGGTCTGCAACTGGCCGCGGCGGTGGCGTTCACGATCGGGCTGACCGCGGCGCGTTTTTCGCCCGGCGAGGAAATCGCGGTCCCGATCGCCAACGCGGCCTTCATGGGCGCGTTGCTGATCGCCATTGCCGGTTTCGCCAGCGCATGGGCGTATCGAGCCGCGAAGAACGACAACATCGCCGGCCTGTATTACGCATGGGGACTGGCCTGGTGGGTCGGCAACGCACTCAATGAAATCGTGAGCTTCCTCGGTCATCGCGACGAGCCAGACGCGCTGCTCGCCTTCGCCGCGCTCACCGGCTGGTTGGCCGCGGAAGTGCATCGCCGCAGGCCCGCGAGCGCGCTCGCGTTGACGGGCTTGGCGGCCCTGGCTTCGGCCGTACCGCTGGCGTTGTGGCAGAGCGGTGCACATGAGCAACCGTTCGCCGGCAATGGCGTGTGGGCATGGCTGGTCTACGCGATCCTCGGCATCCGCAGCCTGCAATGCCTGCGCGATGGCGAACACCGGCTCGCATCCGCCGCGCAGTTCACCTGGTGGCTGGTGTGGCCGCTGGTGGCCAGCCTGTTGCTGGGCTGGTTGCCCGGTCAGTTCGCGGGCATGGGCGATGGCTGGCAGGCCGCATTGATCGTGTTGCCGTGGTTGCTGGTCGCCGCTCTGGCGTTGTACCGCTGGCGTTGGTTGTCGATGCCGCTGGGCGACGCGTTCGATGGCTGGCGCGGACGACTGCTGTCTGTGCTGTTCGTGGTGCTGGGCCTGTGGTGGCTGGTGTCGCTGTTCATCGCGGGCGCTGCCGCGCCATTGCCATGGTTGCCGGTGCTCAACCCGATGGAACTCGCGCAACTGGCAGTGCTGGTGCTGGCGTTGCGCTGGCAGGTGCCGATGGGTGGACGCTTGTCGTCGTCCCGTATCGTGCTGCTGTCCGCGCTGGCATTCGCGTGGATCACCTCGGTGGTGCTGCATGCCGTGCATCACTGGGGCGGGATCGCATGGGATGGCGGGCTGCTGTCGGCCAGCCTGGCGCAGACCAGCCTGACCGTGGTGTGGAGCGTGCTGGGCGTGCTCGGCTGGGTCATCGGCTCGCGCCGCGGCCAGCGCATGTTGTGGCTGGCCGGTGCGGTGCTGATGGGCGTGGTGCTGGCCAAGCTGGTGCTGGTCGACCGGCAGCACCTGGGCAACCTGCTCGGGATCGGCTCGTTCATTGCCTACGGCTTGTTGTGTACGGTGGTCGGCTATGTCGCGCCTGCGCCGCCGCGCGGCATCGATGCGAATCCCGATGCCGACATCGGCGCGAAGGAGACTGCGGCATGA
- a CDS encoding GGDEF domain-containing protein — MTSAPAFRWSLRRELSRVLVLAALVPVLVFSVALLWNEWRRDRDELMVRLAVGAQGSQSTFDDFLEAHQSSLRLLAGNLESPRSPTAGRDLSRLLQAYPAFVRAVVTDERGMIILSRRLREEAGSEEQGAAGSEAEDPDVGWFPVEGGATPPAPYRASLHGDQALITLAAPMIRGGQDRGAIRGWMPVERLVRQRVDNLRQRGLELLLIDGDGRAVHATPGLRWSYLEAVGPLGTVIRDAAVPSGRFAAKGRSLRGLLRDGDEGYVNAVRMRNGWVVAVVAPEQRLRASVLPRLGFLLGLVVVTSLGVSFALWRMRQLLFSSMGNLLASLHGYALGGMLDPRQLARMPEELQPLAEGIGDLAARMNTAFLDLRLVLEEREHVIAERTESLRQAVSDLDRLSRTDALTGSLNYRGFLEVADTLWQKARDTDRPLSVLALDIDHFKRYNDHYGHAEGDGALRRFAGAVRSALLHADDVLARPGGEEFIVFLPGSTQEQAMRVGQRVCERVRGADIVHAASSEGRMTVSIGVASVLPGDEDAEQMLRRADAALYRAKAAGRNRVSD; from the coding sequence ATGACGTCCGCCCCTGCTTTCCGCTGGAGCCTGCGCCGTGAACTGTCCCGGGTGCTGGTTCTCGCAGCGCTGGTGCCGGTGCTGGTGTTCAGTGTTGCCCTGCTCTGGAACGAGTGGCGACGCGATCGCGACGAGTTGATGGTGCGGCTGGCGGTTGGCGCGCAAGGCAGCCAGAGCACGTTCGACGATTTCCTGGAAGCCCATCAGTCGAGCCTGCGTTTGCTGGCCGGCAACCTGGAGTCGCCGCGGTCCCCGACCGCTGGCCGCGATCTGAGCCGACTGCTGCAAGCCTATCCGGCATTCGTCCGGGCGGTAGTGACGGACGAACGGGGGATGATCATCCTGTCCCGCCGGCTCCGCGAAGAGGCCGGGAGCGAGGAGCAGGGAGCGGCAGGATCCGAGGCCGAGGATCCCGATGTCGGTTGGTTCCCGGTCGAGGGCGGCGCAACCCCGCCCGCGCCCTACCGCGCCAGCCTCCATGGCGACCAGGCCCTGATCACCTTGGCGGCGCCGATGATCCGCGGCGGGCAGGACCGGGGTGCCATCCGCGGATGGATGCCGGTGGAACGGCTGGTCCGGCAACGGGTCGACAACTTGCGCCAGCGGGGGCTGGAGCTGCTGCTGATCGACGGGGACGGACGCGCTGTACACGCGACCCCGGGGCTGCGCTGGAGTTACCTGGAAGCCGTGGGGCCACTTGGCACGGTTATCCGCGACGCCGCTGTCCCATCAGGCAGGTTCGCGGCAAAGGGGCGTTCGTTGCGCGGATTGCTTCGTGATGGCGACGAGGGGTACGTGAATGCGGTGCGGATGCGCAACGGGTGGGTGGTCGCGGTAGTCGCCCCCGAGCAGCGTTTGCGTGCGTCGGTGCTGCCGCGGCTCGGGTTCTTGCTGGGGTTGGTCGTGGTCACGAGCCTTGGCGTGTCGTTCGCCCTGTGGCGGATGCGGCAGCTGCTCTTCTCGAGCATGGGCAACCTGCTGGCCAGCCTGCATGGCTATGCGCTTGGCGGCATGCTCGATCCGCGTCAGCTTGCGCGGATGCCGGAAGAACTGCAGCCCTTGGCCGAAGGAATCGGCGACTTGGCGGCGCGAATGAACACGGCTTTCCTCGACCTCAGGCTCGTGCTGGAAGAGCGGGAACATGTCATCGCCGAGCGCACCGAATCCCTGCGCCAGGCCGTGAGCGACCTCGACCGTCTCAGTCGCACGGATGCGCTGACCGGCAGTCTGAATTACCGCGGGTTCCTGGAGGTCGCAGACACCCTGTGGCAGAAGGCGCGGGATACCGATCGGCCGCTCTCGGTGCTGGCGCTCGATATCGATCATTTCAAGCGCTACAACGATCACTACGGCCACGCCGAAGGCGACGGCGCACTACGCCGTTTTGCCGGCGCGGTGCGAAGTGCCCTGCTGCATGCGGATGACGTGCTGGCGCGGCCGGGTGGCGAGGAATTCATCGTGTTCCTGCCCGGCAGCACGCAGGAACAGGCGATGCGCGTCGGCCAGCGCGTGTGCGAGCGGGTGCGCGGTGCCGACATCGTTCACGCTGCATCGTCGGAAGGGCGGATGACGGTGAGTATCGGCGTCGCCAGCGTGCTGCCGGGTGACGAAGATGCCGAGCAGATGCTGCGCCGCGCCGATGCCGCGCTGTATCGCGCCAAGGCCGCGGGCCGCAACCGGGTCAGCGACTGA
- the gap gene encoding type I glyceraldehyde-3-phosphate dehydrogenase has product MAIKVGINGFGRIGRCVFRAAVQNFGDDIEIVAINDLLEPDYLAYMLRYDSVHGRFKGDVSVKDGHLVVNGKTIRLTAERDPANLKWDEVGADVVLESTGLFLDKDSAGKHLAAGAKKVILSAPSKDDTPMFVHGVNCKSYAGQAIISNASCTTNCLAPLAKVLDDKWGIKRGLMTTVHATTATQKTVDGPSNKDWRGGRGILENIIPSSTGAAKAVGVVLPQLKGKLTGMSFRVPTSDVSVVDLTVELQNPATYAEICAEMKAQSEGALKGILGYTDEKVVATDFRGDARTSIFDAEAGIALDDTFVKLVSWYDNEWGYSNKCLEMVKVVAAQ; this is encoded by the coding sequence ATGGCCATCAAGGTCGGCATCAACGGTTTCGGTCGCATCGGGCGCTGCGTGTTCCGCGCGGCGGTGCAGAACTTCGGCGACGACATCGAGATCGTCGCGATCAACGACCTGCTGGAACCGGACTACCTGGCGTACATGCTCCGCTACGACTCCGTGCATGGCCGCTTCAAGGGCGATGTGTCAGTCAAGGATGGCCACCTGGTCGTCAACGGCAAGACCATCCGCCTGACCGCGGAGCGCGATCCGGCCAACCTCAAGTGGGACGAGGTCGGCGCCGATGTCGTGCTGGAATCCACCGGCCTGTTCCTGGACAAGGACAGCGCGGGCAAGCACCTCGCCGCCGGCGCGAAGAAGGTGATCCTGTCGGCGCCGTCGAAGGACGACACGCCGATGTTCGTGCATGGCGTGAACTGCAAGTCCTATGCCGGCCAGGCGATCATCAGCAACGCTAGTTGCACCACCAACTGCCTGGCGCCGCTGGCCAAGGTGCTGGACGACAAGTGGGGCATCAAGCGCGGCCTCATGACCACCGTGCATGCGACCACCGCCACCCAGAAGACCGTCGATGGCCCGTCCAACAAGGACTGGCGCGGCGGCCGCGGCATCCTCGAGAACATCATCCCGTCGTCGACCGGTGCGGCCAAGGCCGTGGGCGTGGTGCTGCCGCAGCTCAAGGGCAAGCTCACCGGCATGTCGTTCCGGGTGCCGACCAGCGACGTCTCGGTGGTCGACCTCACCGTCGAGCTGCAGAACCCGGCGACCTATGCCGAGATCTGTGCGGAGATGAAGGCGCAGTCGGAAGGCGCGCTCAAGGGCATCCTCGGCTACACCGACGAGAAGGTGGTCGCCACCGATTTCCGCGGTGATGCCCGCACCAGCATCTTCGACGCCGAGGCCGGCATCGCGCTGGACGACACCTTCGTCAAGCTGGTCAGCTGGTACGACAACGAATGGGGCTACAGCAACAAGTGCCTCGAAATGGTCAAGGTCGTCGCGGCGCAATAG
- a CDS encoding S1/P1 nuclease, translating to MPVYPAGMANHRNLRLIAALLCLGAISTAAAWGRLGHGLVGELAQRHLDAKARAEVAALLAGEPDPTLAGVASWADDLRDNDPQRFKATSRWHYINAEGGGCGFELARDCPDDNCVVGAIEAQRAILADRSQPIEARRDALKFIVHFIGDAHQPMHAGSRTDSGGNGFQISLRTPIEPEAYARSKYVDGVMGTNLHSVWDYYILAGRGLGLQAYSDKLDALPWPPTPAPSTHDFMPLAWTGESCRLIDARGIYPPDDRHAMDSAYLDAMRPLAEQRVRQAAWRLAQLLNQTLGDAGTP from the coding sequence ATGCCGGTTTATCCTGCCGGCATGGCCAATCACCGCAATCTCCGCTTGATCGCCGCCCTGCTGTGCCTGGGTGCCATTTCCACCGCCGCGGCCTGGGGCCGGCTCGGCCACGGACTGGTCGGCGAACTGGCGCAACGCCACCTCGATGCGAAGGCGCGCGCCGAAGTCGCGGCCTTGTTGGCTGGCGAACCGGATCCGACCCTCGCCGGCGTGGCGTCATGGGCCGACGACCTCCGCGACAACGACCCGCAACGCTTCAAGGCGACCTCGCGCTGGCATTACATCAACGCGGAGGGGGGCGGCTGCGGCTTCGAGCTGGCCCGCGACTGTCCCGACGACAACTGCGTGGTCGGCGCGATCGAAGCGCAACGCGCGATCCTGGCCGATCGCAGCCAGCCGATCGAAGCACGTCGTGACGCCCTGAAGTTCATCGTCCATTTCATCGGCGACGCGCACCAGCCGATGCATGCCGGCAGCCGCACCGACAGCGGCGGCAACGGCTTCCAGATCAGCCTGCGCACGCCGATCGAGCCCGAGGCCTACGCGCGCAGCAAGTATGTCGACGGGGTGATGGGCACCAACCTGCATTCGGTCTGGGACTACTACATCCTGGCCGGTCGGGGACTCGGCCTGCAGGCCTATTCGGACAAGCTCGACGCGTTGCCGTGGCCGCCCACTCCCGCACCATCGACGCACGACTTCATGCCGCTGGCCTGGACCGGCGAATCCTGCCGACTGATCGACGCGCGCGGCATCTATCCGCCGGACGACAGGCACGCGATGGACAGCGCCTACCTCGACGCGATGCGGCCGCTGGCCGAGCAGCGGGTGCGCCAGGCCGCGTGGCGGCTTGCGCAATTGCTGAACCAGACCCTCGGCGACGCCGGCACGCCGTGA
- a CDS encoding sulfite exporter TauE/SafE family protein has protein sequence MSNTDLLLAALFFAVAVLYSSVGHAGASGYIASMALLGFAPEQVRPTALALNLLVGGIGLFRWWRGGHVRWRNVLPFVLASAPAAFVSAQIKLPKESYSLLLGIVLLVAAVGVFRHASRAEAEDQASSGRDVPWLAGLLVGAAIGTLSGLTGTGGAIFLTPLLLFARWMPTREASGTSVAFVWINSLTGLAGLLHSGQSLPAMLPWWLGVVAIGALIGTQMGLKWLPVRGLRLALGVVLLIASGKLLFA, from the coding sequence GTGAGCAACACCGACCTGCTATTGGCCGCGCTTTTCTTCGCGGTCGCGGTGCTCTATTCATCGGTGGGCCATGCGGGCGCCAGCGGCTACATCGCGTCGATGGCCTTGCTCGGCTTCGCGCCCGAACAGGTGCGTCCCACCGCGTTGGCGCTGAATTTGCTGGTCGGCGGAATCGGTCTTTTCCGCTGGTGGCGCGGCGGCCACGTGCGCTGGCGCAACGTGCTGCCGTTCGTGCTGGCATCGGCGCCGGCAGCCTTCGTATCGGCGCAGATCAAACTGCCGAAGGAAAGCTATTCGCTGCTGCTCGGCATCGTGTTGCTGGTCGCCGCCGTCGGCGTTTTCCGGCATGCGTCGCGCGCGGAAGCCGAAGACCAGGCATCGAGTGGACGCGACGTGCCGTGGCTCGCCGGCCTGCTGGTCGGCGCGGCGATCGGTACGCTGTCCGGCCTGACCGGCACCGGCGGCGCGATCTTCCTTACGCCGCTGTTGCTTTTCGCGCGCTGGATGCCGACCCGCGAGGCCAGCGGCACCTCGGTCGCCTTCGTCTGGATCAATTCGCTGACCGGACTGGCCGGCCTGCTGCATTCCGGTCAGTCCTTGCCGGCGATGTTGCCGTGGTGGCTGGGCGTGGTCGCGATCGGTGCATTGATCGGCACCCAGATGGGCTTGAAGTGGCTGCCCGTGCGCGGCCTGCGGCTTGCCCTCGGCGTCGTCCTGCTGATCGCGTCGGGCAAGCTGTTGTTCGCTTGA